In one Bactrocera tryoni isolate S06 chromosome 5, CSIRO_BtryS06_freeze2, whole genome shotgun sequence genomic region, the following are encoded:
- the LOC120776418 gene encoding uncharacterized protein LOC120776418 isoform X1 has protein sequence MNVTLTAVVLLTTAALCCAADAECKYRKTRKLVLHWPDPTDCTRYYRCTNRSVKREVVCAEGKVYNSKTGKCSNYIEGLCKLTLAMPLDAIINVCANETSGVYLDQPGYCRNFYICNQNQAYPQVCDAGSRFNSTTRTCIPDTDSECWQNKCIGENNGTYLPNESSCSSFYVCAAGETIEQECGSGSYFNSSKRICLPDPDGQFCWENLCVGKKDGEFVQDVKDCYSYYICVSAKPIQQYCPEGSYFNSTENSCLPGECSPVTTECPTTETTESTTECISESTESTPSTECTEVTTSATETTESTTECLSESTESAPSTECTEVTTPATEATCDCPGGYKEGELIPFPNYPENCDKYYECSNGKLEEKECGEGNGFNSTLGVCEPDVDHICWPVGTTECSEVTTSATEATCDCPGDYKEGELIPFPNYPENCDKYYECSNGKLEEKECGEGNSFNSTLGVCEPDVDHICWPVVTTECSEVTTSATEATCDCPGGYKEGELIPFPNYPENCDKYYECSNGKLEEKECGEGNSFNSTLGVCEPDVDHICWPVVTTECSEVTTSATEATCDCPGGYKEGELIPFPNYPENCDKYYECSDGKLVEKECGEGNSFNSTLGVCEPDVDHICWPVVTTECSEVTTPATVATCDCPGGYKEGELIPFPNYPENCDKYYECSNGKLEKKECGEGNSFNSTLGVCEPDVDHICWPVVTTECSEVSTSATEATCDCPGGCKEGELIPFPNYPENCDKYYECSNGKLEKKECGEGNSFNSTLGVCEPDVDHICWPVVTTECSEVTTSATEATCDCPGGYKEGELIPFPNYPENCDKYYECSNGKLVEKECGEGNRFNSTFGVCQPDIENVCSRINCDARNYNVVGRRNRRSVDRSSIDTFDAPLCLGLYTEGVIIGDSSNCRKYQICVDGEMISEDCGFGNYFNSNTLTCNIDTQQVCIGNNENANEYLSTKKSEQITDIVSSIGVEDCSCPGGYKEGELLPFPNYPENCDKYYICTDGRLQERECGKGNYFDSRLGVCVPDVDNKCWPAETNCTCPGGYKEGELLPFPNYPENCDKYYICTDGRLQERECGEGNYFDSQLGVCVPDVDNKCWPAETNCTCPGGYKEGELLPFPNYPENCDKYYICTDGRLQERECGEGNYFDSHLGVCVPDVDNTCWPNLCYGQIDGTYVPDSTNCTSFYLCQDGKGEIYNCPPEKWFNPVDKICMPDFNATCINPCKDTTGITFLPNPDCSKYFLCNDCKPYVETCPEGGFDITLNKCHADAVCEATLCVGKSDGTTYPFVGNDTKFYLCMGGVAQIRECKSGQVFNKDVGVCLEEPSSQCNQTECQSTNPEDNAFAPLTNTDNTAFCLCRGDSAFLHHCADNYTFRADLGICYSNAPCDPELCDSFPENTRSQNRNNSHSFCLCVSKQQVIVDCPNNQTYNAVTQTCQVLDERCSSTFCLTAPEYSTFPALNNDTDGFCECVSSGTTYKLCGNDKKYNAEKGICLPEIGDDCSSSLCSGNAGLIYGAASDPHSFCYCINDGLAIKQNCPNSEIFNETLFICQAVGCDGEICSTNPSGPFPALNEPYAFCVCGSSDPSSVTKHDCANGTRFDPYYLLCKEDPCDKNFCSNSSNNGIPYPANHYQYGYCVCKSGIPELISCSDGNLFNPVSRQCESSSTVECDVAQCANTTSEYPFAIAAKNDTHGFCYCFSLTEVEFFLCPDNALFDPISEICNISCTKSAKLLELNQGISTVSCLGTYGEGEYVPHRTNNQLFYVCYNAKLLEGDCGAGNIFDQDSLTCQPLDKRVMHQNTNIMRTGEIPENNKWCIENEKRSVLFNCSQYEVCLDGDWTRLSCPDRNIFSQEERACIELRDDMICIHGRVTIFPNCSTSMELHTVPGKDANCTQYYRCNHGKWRLKNCPKQHFYSKRLNTCIPSTHDDVCTAQNELNIDNMPVQEFDCRHMEVRYYESNCAMYLMCLDGKWWHHYCPLGMYYNRIYNYCMPDLDGLCLFTARPSISVYSEEQYSKQPCTLQGALRPSALACDRYYVCQGSFWKLKICPSQHYFNLTESICLPDIENVCLQLYKPTCSEGERREFPFNCTSYEKCIHGEWQKQNCKFSFMFDNILQQCVPNIGECGENGLRKVCGPGVVKAHPLSDNCTQFYYCLDGIWKEGFCLKTHTYSKDLGKCVPHAPLDKCQPFIVEQKLMTDMNLDSGQPTFENDINSICLGRENGSAVAHPESCLHFFVCIGEVPVKEQKCIPAAFFDATLGYCRPNNGSCIIPLAGVCANSTDGGNVAHPYDCQAYYECSTLNGTELRYCAEGEYYHNTTGECHIDRGECRAKFKEHSKCQHGKSLSHERYCNIYFACVRGLAIPAVCPAGNHFNSTVGHCVFDPVNNCENGSLSEITYNIKSEDICKNLSDGNHLPDMIDCTKYYVCLAGMELRKQCPSGAYFDTDQQLCVPDDGSCPYVVKTESNLLIAPPEPSVCEGKHGDMMPDLLNCNEFYVCINGKLRHERCYTNYYFNSSLLQCQSYTQAIGNTTEANAVSVDPHQLKLTQTQCKHKPSNYTELCLQMPKGSSIAEPGDCRRYVSCNDVDGPVSQRCRNGESYDSLLGFCRQNDGTCLLENGQRVGECNARHGVLVRDEDNCQAYFVCINGQKIPGSCNKNEYFDKIQTSCLPNENNQCDKALNQAYAMKTAVSCLGLGDSILYPYTLDNCRSYFQCVQGKPVVHKCADGLYFNASITRCVKDVVNCTMPAVVAKRALEEIQHKEHGSST, from the exons ATGAACG TTACTCTTACCGCTGTGGTTTTATTGACCACAGCTGCACTTTGTTGTGCAGCTGATGCAGAGTGTAAGTACCGTAAGACTCGTAAGTTGGTACTTCACTGGCCGGATCCTACTGATTGCACTCGCTACTATCGTTGTACGAATAGGAGTGTAAAGAGAGAAGTGGTTTGCGCCGAAGGCAAGGTATATAATTCGAAGACAGGAAAATGCTCAAATTACATCGAGGGTCTTTGCAAATTGACACTAGCCATGCCTTTAGATGCG atTATCAACGTATGTGCTAATGAAACCTCTGGTGTTTATCTTGATCAACCTGGATACTGTCGTAATTTCTATATTTgcaatcaaaatcaagcttATCCTCAAGTTTGCGATGCTGGAAGTCGCTTCAATTCTACGACTAGAACATGCATACCAGACACTGACTCTGAATGTTGGCAAAATAAGTGTATTGGTGAAAATAATGGCACCTATTTGCCCAATGAATCTTCTTGTTCTTCATTTTATGTATGTGCTGCTGGCGAAACAATCGAACAAGAATGCGGTAGTGGCAGCTATTTTAATAGTTCCAAAAGGATTTGTTTGCCTGATCCAGATGGACAGTTTTGTTGGGAGAACTTATGTGTAGGCAAAAAAGATGGAGAGTTTGTGCAAGATGTAAAAGATTGCTACAGTTATTACATCTGTGTTTCCGCAAAACCAATCCAGCAATATTGTCCAGAAGGCAGCTATTTCAATTCGACTGAAAACAGTTGCTTACCAGGCGAGTGTTCACCAGTTACAACCGAGTGTCCCACTACTGAGACAACAGAATCAACGACTGAATGCATTAGCGAAAGCACTGAATCCACGCCATCAACAGAATGTACTGAAGTTACAACATCTGCTACTGAGACAACAGAATCAACGACGGAATGCCTTAGTGAAAGTACTGAATCCGCGCCATCAACAGAATGTACTGAAGTTACGACACCTGCTACGGAAGCAACTTGCGATTGTCCTGGTGGTTATAAGGAAGGTGAATTGATACCGTTCCCAAACTACCCCGAGAATTGTGATAAATATTATGAATGTTCGAATGGTAAACTTGAGGAGAAGGAATGCGGTGAAGGAAATGGCTTCAATAGCACCTTAGGTGTTTGTGAACCCGATGTTGACCATATCTGTTGGCCAGTCGGGACTACTGAATGTTCCGAAGTTACCACATCTGCTACGGAAGCAACTTGCGATTGTCCTGGTGATTATAAGGAAGGTGAATTGATACCGTTCCCAAACTACCCCGAGAATTGTGATAAATATTATGAATGTTCGAATGGTAAACTTGAGGAGAAGGAATGCGGTGAAGGAAATAGCTTCAATAGTACCTTAGGTGTTTGTGAACCCGATGTTGACCATATCTGTTGGCCAGTCGTGACTACTGAATGTTCCGAAGTTACCACATCTGCTACGGAAGCAACTTGCGATTGCCCTGGTGGTTATAAGGAAGGTGAATTGATACCGTTCCCAAACTACCCCGAGAATTGTGATAAATATTATGAATGTTCGAATGGTAAACTTGAGGAGAAGGAATGCGGTGAAGGAAATAGCTTCAATAGTACCTTAGGTGTTTGTGAACCCGATGTTGACCATATCTGTTGGCCAGTCGTGACTACTGAATGTTCCGAAGTTACCACATCTGCTACGGAAGCAACTTGCGATTGTCCTGGTGGTTATAAGGAAGGTGAATTGATACCGTTCCCAAACTACCCCGAAAATTGTGATAAATATTATGAATGCTCAGACGGAAAACTGGTGGAGAAGGAATGCGGTGAAGGAAATAGCTTCAATAGCACCTTAGGTGTTTGTGAACCCGATGTTGACCATATCTGCTGGCCAGTCGTCACTACTGAATGTTCCGAAGTTACGACACCTGCTACGGTAGCAACTTGCGATTGTCCTGGTGGTTATAAGGAAGGTGAATTGATACCGTTCCCAAACTACCCCGAGAATTGTGATAAATATTATGAATGTTCGAATGGTAAACTTGAGAAGAAGGAATGCGGTGAAGGAAATAGCTTCAATAGTACCTTAGGTGTTTGTGAACCCGATGTTGACCATATCTGTTGGCCAGTCGTGACTACTGAATGTTCCGAAGTTAGCACATCTGCTACGGAAGCAACTTGCGATTGTCCTGGTGGTTGTAAGGAAGGTGAATTGATACCGTTCCCAAACTACCCCGAGAATTGTGATAAATATTATGAATGTTCGAATGGTAAACTTGAGAAGAAGGAATGCGGTGAAGGAAATAGCTTCAATAGTACCTTAGGTGTTTGTGAACCCGATGTTGACCATATCTGTTGGCCAGTCGTGACTACTGAATGTTCCGAAGTTACCACATCTGCTACGGAAGCAACTTGCGATTGTCCTGGTGGTTATAAGGAAGGTGAATTGATACCGTTCCCAAACTACCCCGAAAATTGTGATAAATATTATGAATGCTCAAACGGAAAACTGGTGGAGAAGGAATGCGGTGAAGGAAATCGCTTCAATAGTACCTTTGGTGTTTGTCAACCTGAtatcgaaaatgtttgttcacGGATAAATTGTGATGCTCGAAACTATAACGTAGTTGGACGAAGAAATAGGCGAAGTGTGGACAGATCTTCGATTGACACATTCGATGCTCCATTGTGTTTGGGTTTATACACCGAGGGTGTGATAATAGGAGATTCTTCAAACTGTCGGAAGTATCAAATTTGTGTTGATGGTGAAATGATATCCGAAGATTGCGgctttggaaattattttaactCAAATACTTTAACATGTAACATTGATACTCAGCAAGTTTGTATTGGCAATAACGAGAATGCCAATGAATACCTTAGTACCAAAAAGAGTGAACAAATAACTGATATCGTTTCCAGTATTGGGGTAGAAGATTGCAGCTGCCCGGGTGGTTACAAGGAGGGTGAATTGTTACCATTCCCCAACTATCcggaaaattgcgataaatatTACATCTGTACCGACGGTAGGCTTCAAGAACGAGAGTGCGGAAAGGGAAATTATTTTGACAGTCGACTCGGAGTATGTGTACCTGATGTCGATAATAAATGTTGGCCGGCAGAAACGAATTGCACTTGTCCCGGTGGATATAAAGAGGGTGAATTGTTACCATTCCCCAACTATCcggaaaattgcgataaatatTACATCTGTACCGACGGTAGGCTTCAAGAACGGGAGTGCGGAGAGGGAAATTATTTTGACAGTCAACTCGGAGTATGTGTACCTGATGTCGATAATAAATGTTGGCCGGCAGAAACGAATTGCACTTGTCCCGGTGGATATAAAGAGGGTGAATTGTTACCATTCCCCAACTATCcggaaaattgcgataaatatTACATCTGCACCGACGGTAGGCTTCAAGAACGGGAGTGCGGAGAGGGCAATTATTTTGACAGTCATCTCGGAGTATGTGTGCCTGATGTCGATAATACTTGCTGGCCAAATTTATGCTATGGTCAAATTGACGGTACCTATGTACCTGATTCGACAAATTGTACTTCATTTTATCTTTGCCAAGACGGTAAAGGAGAGATATATAACTGTCCACCTGAGAAGTGGTTTAACCCAGTTGATAAAATTTGTATGCCAGACTTTAACGCAACGTGCATAAATCCTTGTAAAGATACAACAGGAATTACATTCTTACCCAATCCCGATTGTTCTAAGTATTTTCTTTGTAATGACTGCAAACCATATGTTGAGACATGTCCCGAAGGTGGATTTGATATAACCTTGAATAAATGTCATGCAGATGCTGTTTGTGAAGCTACTTTGTGTGTAGGTAAAAGTGATGGAACAACATACCCTTTTGTAGGCAACGACACCAAATTCTATTTATGCATGGGCGGCGTAGCTCAGATAAGAGAATGTAAATCCGGACAAGTTTTCAATAAAGATGTGGGAGTTTGCTTGGAAGAGCCTAGC TCACAATGTAATCAAACCGAATGCCAGTCCACCAACCCAGAAGATAACGCATTTGCACCCTTAACAAACACTGATAACACCGCATTCTGTTTATGTCGAGGTGATTCAGCGTTCCTACATCACTGTGCAGATAATTACACTTTCCGAGCAGACCTCGGAATATGCTATTCG aaTGCACCTTGTGATCCGGAGTTATGTGATTCCTTCCCAGAAAATACGCGCTCGCAAAATCGTAACAATTCACATAGTTTCTGTTTATGTGTCAGTAAGCAACAAGTTATTGTTGATTGCCCCAATAATCAAACATACAATGCAGTCACCCAAACTTGCCAAGTGCTTGAT gaaaGATGTTCTTCTACATTTTGCCTTACGGCTCCGGAGTATAGTACTTTCCCAGCATTGAATAATGATACAGATGGTTTCTGCGAATGCGTTAGTTCTGGCACCACATATAAGTTGTGCGGAAACGATAAGAAATACAATGCGGAAAAAGGAATATGTCTTCCAGAAATTGGGGATGATTGCAGTAGTTCACTTTGTTCAGGGAATGCTGGATTGATATATGGTGCTGCCAGTGATCCTCACTCCTTCTGTTACTGTATCAACGATGGATTAGCAATTAAGCAGAATTGCCCAAATTCTGAGATATTCAATGAGACTTTGTTTATATGTCAGGCG GTGGGCTGTGATGGCGAAATTTGTTCGACGAATCCATCGGGTCCGTTTCCAGCTTTAAATGAACCATATGCTTTTTGTGTCTGTGGAAGTTCAGATCCAAGCTCAGTAACTAAACACGATTGTGCTAATGGAACTCGTTTCGATCCATACTACTTATTATGTAAAGAG GATCCTTGCGACAAGAACTTTTGTTCCAATTCATCCAATAATGGTATCCCATATCCAGCAAATCATTACCAATACGGATATTGCGTGTGTAAGAGTGGAATACCCGAGTTGATTTCTTGTTCTGACGGAAACCTGTTTAATCCTGTTTCCAGACAGTGTGAATCCTCAAGCACT GTGGAGTGCGATGTAGCTCAATGTGCTAATACGACATCAGAATATCCTTTTGCCATTGCAGCTAAAAACGATACACATGGATTTTGTTACTGCTTTTCTTTGACCGAAGTTGAATTCTTCTTGTGTCCAGATAATGCTTTATTTGACCCGATTAGCGAGATTTGTAATATAAGCTGTACAAAGAGTGCGAAATTATTAGAACTAAATCAAGGAATCTCCACCGTGAGCTGCCTGGGTACTTACGGCGAGGGGGAATACGTCCCACATCGTACTAACAATCAACTGTTCTATGTCTGCTATAATGCAAAGCTTCTGGAGGGTGATTGTGGTGCAGGAAATATCTTCGACCAAGATAGTCTAACTTGTCAGCCTTTGGACAAAAGGGTTATGCaccaaaatacaaatataatgcGCACGGGAGAGATTCCGGAAAATAAT AAATGGTGTattgaaaacgaaaaaagaTCCGTACTATTCAACTGTTCGCAATATGAAGTATGCTTAGATGGTGATTGGACTCGACTGAGCTGTCCTGATAGAAACATTTTCAGTCAAGAAGAGCGTGCGTGTATTGAACTTCGCGATGACATGATCTGCATTCATGGTCGTGttacaatttttccaaattgtaGTACTTCAATGGAGTTACATACAGTTCCGGGAAAGGATGCTAACTGCACTCAATACTACCGCTGTAATCATGGTAAATGGCGATTGAAGAATTGTCCGAAACAACATTTTTACTCAAAGCGTTTAAACACTTGCATACCAAGTACACACGACGATGTTTGTACGGCTCAAAATGAACTCAACATTGACAATATGCCGGTACAGGAATTCGATTGTCGCCACATGGAAGTGCGTTATTATGAGTCTAATTGTGCAATGTACCTTATGTGTTTGGACGGTAAATGGTGGCATCATTACTGCCCACTTGGTATGTACTATAACCGTATATATAACTACTGCATGCCCGACTTGGATGGTCTTTGCTTATTTACTGCTAGGCCATCAATTTCTGTATATTCAGAAGAGCAATATTCTAAACAACCATGTACTTTACAAGGTGCCCTTAGACCATCTGCTTTGGCTTGCGATCGCTATTATGTATGCCAAGGAAGtttttggaaattgaaaatttgtccGTCTCAGCATTATTTCAACCTTACCGAAAGTATATGTTTACCCGATATAGAAAATGTTTGCTTGCAACTATATAAACCCACGTGCAGTGAGGGCGAGCGGCGCGAGTTTCCATTTAATTGTACGTCCTATGAGAAATGCATACATGGagaatggcaaaaacaaaattgcaaattttcttttatgtttgataatattttaCAGCAGTGTGTGCCGAACATAGGAGAGTGTGGTGAGAATGGGTTGAGAAAAGTTTGCGGACCCGGAGTGGTTAAAGCTCACCCGCTGTCTGATAATTgtacacaattttattattgtctTGATGGCATTTGGAAAGAGGGTTTTTGCTTAAAAACTCATACCTATTCAAAGGACTTGGGCAAGTGTGTGCCACATGCACCCCTTGATAAATGTCAACCCTTTATTGtggaacaaaaattaatgactGATATGAACTTAGATTCAGGTCAACCAACATTCGAAAATGATATAAATAGTATCTGTCTTGGACGTGAAAATGGCAGTGCTGTAGCACACCCAGAGAgctgtttacattttttcgttTGTATTGGAGAGGTGCCAGTCAAAGAGCAAAAATGTATTCCCGCAGCATTTTTTGATGCTACACTCGGTTATTGTCGTCCTAATAACGGTAGCTGTATAATTCCTCTTGCAGGTGTATGTGCAAATTCCACAGACGGCGGCAATGTTGCACATCCCTACGATTGTCAGGCTTATTATGAATGTTCTACTTTGAATGGGACTGAACTACGCTATTGCGCCGAAGGCGAGTATTATCACAATACTACGGGTGAATGTCATATTGATCGAGGGGAGTGCCGTGCCAAATTTAAAGAGCACAGCAAATGTCAGCATGGAAAAAGTTTATCTCACGAACGTTATTGtaacatttattttgcttgtgtaCGTGGTTTGGCTATACCTGCGGTGTGCCCAGCTGGTAATCACTTTAACTCCACTGTTGGACATTGTGTATTTGATCCTGTAAATAACTGTGAGAATGGTAGCTTATCAGAAATAACATATAACATCAAATCGGAagacatatgtaaaaatttaagtgaTGGCAATCACTTGCCTGACATGATAGATTGCACGAAATATTACGTGTGTTTAGCTGGAATGGAATTAAGGAAACAATGTCCGTCGGGTGCATACTTTGATACTGATCAACAGCTTTGTGTACCTGATGATGGTTCCTGCCCATATGTCGTCAAAACAGAATCAAACTTATTGATTGCTCCACCAGAGCCTTCCGTATGTGAAGGAAAGCATGGAGATATGATGCCTGATCTTCTCAACTGTAATGAGTTTTATGTTTGCATTAATGGAAAGTTACGACACGAAAGATGTTATACGAACTATTACTTTAACTCATCGCTACTGCAATGTCAATCGTACACGCAAGCTATTGGCAATACAACAGAAGCTAATGCTGTCAGTGTAGATCCacatcaattaaaattaacacaGACACAATGTAAACACAAGCCCTCAAATTATACTGAACTCTGCTTACAAATGCCAAAGGGATCTTCCATTGCAGAACCAGGTGATTGTCGACGGTACGTAAGTTGTAACGACGTCGACGGTCCTGTCTCTCAACGTTGTCGCAATGGTGAGAGCTATGATAGCTTGCTCGGTTTTTGTCGACAGAACGATGGCACATGTTTGCtggaaaatggacaacgagttGGTGAATGTAATGCTCGACACGGAGTGTTGGTAAGAGACGAAGACAACTGTCAAGCATATTTTGTGTGCATAAATGGCCAGAAAATCCCTGGCAGTTGCAATAAAAACGAATATTTCGATAAAATTCAGACGTCTTGTCTTCCCAATGAGAATAATCAGTGTGACAAAGCTTTAAACCAAGCTTACGCGATGAAAACAGCGGTG TCATGCCTTGGTCTCGGGGATTCCATACTTTATCCATATACGCTGGACAACTGCCGTTCGTACTTTCAATGTGTGCAAGGAAAACCAGTTGTACATAAATGTGCCGACGGACTATATTTCAACGCGTCAATAACACGCTGCGTGAAGGATGTGGTAAATTGTACTATGCCAGCAGTGGTAGCAAAGCGAGCGCTTGAAGAAATCCAGCATAAGGAACATGGGAGCTCTACATAG